A genomic window from Salvia hispanica cultivar TCC Black 2014 chromosome 5, UniMelb_Shisp_WGS_1.0, whole genome shotgun sequence includes:
- the LOC125189619 gene encoding coatomer subunit gamma-like, whose amino-acid sequence MFANNQKLLYLLNHGETFTQSEAAALLSSAVNLYRFQDVHLRRMFHLIARDLCPIANEVPLVTSLLLKDVDTDNVAYRANVIRLLCHITNDTSLSQVLKCLKEARCDDNPMVKNASFVCAINMLKVLLHHIWGSTKVLPS is encoded by the exons ATGTTTGCAA ATAACCAAAAGCTTTTGTATCTTCTCAATCATGGTGAAACATTCACAcag AGTGAAGCTGCTGCTTTACTTTCTTCTGCTGTTAATCTGTATCGTTTCCAAGATGTTCATTTGAGAAGAATGTTTCATCTAATTGCAAGGGATCTTTGCCCTATTGCAAATGAG GTTCCTCTGGTCACTAGTTTGTTGCTTAAAGACGTCGACACCGACAATGTTGCATATCGGGCAAATGTTATCCGTTTGCTATGTCATATTACAAATGACACATCGTTAAGCCAAGTTTTGAAATGCCTCAAGGAGGCTAGATGTGACGACAATCCTATGGTTAAAAATGCATCCTTTGTGTGTGCAATCAATATGCTAAAGGTATTATTACATCATATTTGGGGAAGTACAAAAGTATTACCTAGCTAG